A stretch of Camelina sativa cultivar DH55 chromosome 18, Cs, whole genome shotgun sequence DNA encodes these proteins:
- the LOC104760544 gene encoding uncharacterized protein LOC104760544, giving the protein MGCLLGCFGRRKNHRRRQRRRESFQPRLNRISEGSAEDVDVNLRVPIVDEVPKSVKDDHLNFKVAGVVEESPKDDHVSVVEVSKVSVIPITDDICDKVEEKKPSPSPSPTRKKVTFDTNVKTYEHIVVDESVEFSEEKKEEVKTSRQASEGSDVTSNSSGSYPSNHRYQNCRESDDEEEDVTDCDESDLDDDDGGLLDEDYYDDDDGYDDKLHNWDKQVYTEEIAGNVVDIEKIGEKSNANARDRSGYVNAVLNPIENLNQWKAVKSKGRRTQTHSRKENAVNASFSLEPQQVGELSSSFSLNRRSRDETKKQRTQEVAVDASLATWLSTSPTTTSGCSSVETAMSEKKKYSKLVQSHDERPILGALTAEEIKQFSATNSPRKSPSRSPESPIIGTVGGYWNNHSTVTSKYSRSS; this is encoded by the exons ATGGGTTGCTTACTAGGTTGCTTCGGTCGTCGGAAGAATCATCGTCGCCGTCAGAGACGTCGTGAATCTTTCCAACCACGTTTAAAC AGAATCTCTGAAGGGTCTGCAGAAGATGTTGATGTGAATCTTAGGGTTCCTATTGTTGATGAAGTTCCAAAGTCTGTAAAAGATGATCATCTGAATTTTAAGGTTGCTGGTGTTGTGGAAGAGTCTCCAAAGGATGATCATGTGAGTGTTGTGGAAGTCTCTAAAGTCTCTGTGATTCCAATCACTGATGACATCTG TGACAAAGTTGAGGAGAAGAAACCGAGTCCGAGTCCGAGTCCGACTAGGAAGAAAGTGACTTTTGACACGAATGTCAAAACATATGAACACATTGTAGTAGATGAATCTGTTGAGTTCtctgaagagaagaaagaagaggtgAAGACGTCGAGGCAGGCATCTGAGGGGAGTGATGTTACATCTAACTCGTCAGGGTCTTATCCTTCAAACCATAGATACCAGAATTGTAGagaaagtgatgatgaagaggaggatgtaaCAGATTGTGACGAAAGCGAtctagatgatgatgatggtgggcTGCTTGATGAAGactattatgatgatgatgatggttatgATGATAAGCTGCACAACTGGGATAAACAAGTTTACACTGAGGAGATTGCGGGTAACGTTGTGGACATTGAGAAGATAGGAGAAAAGAGTAATGCGAATGCTAGAGACAGAAGCGGATATGTCAACGCAGTGCTGAACCCGATCGAGAATCTCAACCAATGGAAAGCTGTGAAatccaaaggaagaagaacacaaacacATTCTCGAAAGGAGAACGCGGTTAATGCTTCCTTCAGCTTGGAGCCTCAACAGGTTGGTGAATTGTCATCATCATTCAGCTTGAACCGGAGATCAAGAGATGAAACTAAAAAACAGAGAACTCAGGAAGTAGCTGTTGACGCTAGTCTCGCAACTTGGTTATCCACATCTCCGACAACAACCAGCGGATGCAGCAGTGTTGAAACCGCAAtgtcagagaagaagaaatactCGAAACTGGTTCAAAGCCACGACGAAAGACCTATATTGGGGGCATTGACTGCAGAGGAGATAAAACAGTTCTCAGCCACGAACTCGCCGAGGAAATCGCCAAGTAGGAGCCCTGAATCACCGATCATCGGAACAGTTGGTGGTTACTGGAACAATCACTCAACGGTCACCAGCAAGTACAGTCGAAGCTCTTAA